The nucleotide sequence GTTGATGGCGCCGCCCAGCGCGCAGGGGGCGTAGATGTCCGCCTCCATCCGGTGCAGCGCATCGGCCGTCACCGAGGTGGCGCCGTACTGCTTCACGGCCTGCTCCACGCTGGCGGCGTTGATGTCGCTCACCCACACCTTCGCGCCGCGCTCGTGCAGCTCCTTCACGAGGTACATGCCCACGTGGCCCACGCCCAGCACGGTGACGCGCAGGCCCTTGAGGTCCGGACGGCCGAAGAGGTGCTTGGCCGTGGCCTCCATGGCGCGCGCCACGCCGTACGCCGTCACCGGCGACGGGTCCCCGCTGCGCTCCTTCAGGCCCACGACGTACTTCGTGTGCTTGCGCACATGCTCCATGTCGTCCGGGCTGGTGCCGCTGTCCTCGGTGGTGATGTAGCGGCCGCCGAGCGACTCCACCGCGCGGCCGAAGGACTCGAAGAGCTTCGCGCGGTCGAAGTTGCCCCGGGGCAGCATGATGACGGCCTTGCCACCGCCGTGGGGCAGCCCGGCGAGCGCCGCCTTGTACGTCATGCCGCGCGCGAGCCGGAGGGCGTCCGCGACGGCCTCCTCCTCGCTGGTGTACGTCGCCAGCGCGCGCGTGCCGCCCAGTCCGGGCCCCAGCCGCGTGTTGTGCATGCCGACGATGGCGCGCAGCCCCGTCTTGGAATCACTCAGGAGGTGGACGGCCTCGTAGCCGCCCTCGAGCAGTTGCGTGAAGTAGCTCATGGCGCGGCGGCAAGTACCGTTGAGGCCCGCTCAAGTCAAATCGCACCGGCCTCCAACATGGCCCTAATTTCCTCTCCTGGAATGACGTAGCGCGTCGTGCAGAACTGGCACGTGGCCTCGGCCTGGCCTTCCTTCTCCAGCAGGTCCGTCAGCTCCTCGCGGCCCATGGCGAGCAGCGCACGCTTCACGCGGTCCTTGCTGCACGAACAACCAAAGCGCAGCGGATAACGCGACATCACCTCGAAATCGGACTCCGGAAGCAGCGCGCGCAGCACCGCCGAGGCGCCGGCCGCCGCGTGCGCCTGGAGCACGGGCTCGAAGTCGCGGCGCAGGCGGACACCCAGTTCCTTGAACGCGTCCATGTCCCCGCTGGGGAGCGGCTGGACGAGCAGGCCGGCGACGGTGCCCAGCAGGTCCGCCTTGCCGTCGCCCGCGGAGGGGAGCTGGGCGAGCAGCAGGTGCGAGGGGAGCTGATCCGACTGGTGGAGGTAGCGCTCGATGTCGGCCGCGAGGTCGAAGTGCACCAGCTCCACCGAGGAGCGGTAGAACTCGCCGCCGCCCTGGTCCTTCAGCACGGACAGGAAGCCCTTGTTCCCCAGCACCGGACGCCAGTGGTACTGGCCCTCGCCGCCCACGTACTCCACGAGGAGGTTCTTCACGTACCCGCGGACGAGCCCGGAGGCGTCACCGTCCACGAAGAGGCCGCGCAGGGGGCCGTCGCACTCCACCTGGAGGTTGATGCGCGCGTCATGTTTCTGGAGGGCGCCCATGATGGCGGCGGCGGTGAGGGCCTGCGACAGGAGGGCCGCGGCGGCGGGGGCGGTGCCATGGGTGGTCCGCGCCTGGCGCGACAGCTCCGAGGTGGTGGCCAGCACCACGCGCAGGTCCGTATTCTTCAGCAATCCACTGACAAGCTCATCGGACATAGGCAAGCGACTAGCGTGCCCGAGCCCGCATTGCCCGCCAACGACAGAAGGCGGGCGCCGTGCCGCTCGCCAGGGGAGCAGCAGCCCCGGCCAGGGGGACGCATAAGGTCCGCCTTATGCCTCCGTGTGGGGTGGCTGGCGTCCGGGGGTGCGGAAGAAATCCAGCCCTCCGGCGGGAACGGTTATAAACCGCCGACCGACTGTCACTTGACTTGGACGCGGTAGCACCGCCCGCGCGCCGTCGCTGGAGACCCGATGAGCAGCCAAGCCGCCGAAGCCGTGCCGACAAAGACTCCGCTCCTCAAGTCCCGCCTGGGCTCGTTCCTGGCGGTGGTGCCGCTCTCCATCTGGGTGGTCAACCACCTCTGGGACAACCTGTCCGCCTTCAACGGCGCGGCGGCGTGGGAGACCTCGGTGACGAGCTACTCCAACCCGTTCGCCCAGGCCTTCACCCTCATCATCGTCCTCCTGCCGCTGCTCATGCACACCGGCTGGGGCATCGTCCGGCTGTTCAGCTTCAAGCCGAACAACGTCAGCTACAGCAACTACGGCAACCTCAAGTACCTCGTTCAGCGCATCAGCGCGGTGGGCGTCCTCTTCTTCCTCGGCGCCCACATCTGGCTGGCCTTCCTGCACCCGCGCCTGGTGGAGGGGCACCCGGAGCCGTTCTCCGACATCGCCCGGGAGATGCACCACCACATGCCCACGCTCATCGTCTACCTGCTGGGCACCCTGGGCACCGCGTACCACCTGGCCAACGGCCTTCAGAGCTTCGCCATGTCCTGGGGCATCTTCGCCAGCGACCGCTCCATGCGCCGCTTCGAGCCGGTGGTCATCGGCCTGTTCCTGCTCCTGACGGCGATGAGCTGGGCCGTCATCTACGCGCTCTACACCGCGGGCGCCGCCTTCAGCCCCGTGGGCGCCTCGCCTCCGTGAGGCCCCGAGCGCGGCGCCAGCACGGGCCGCGCGGGCCACGGCGCTGGAAGACAGACCGGCCGCCCCCCAGGGACTCGGGGAGCGGCCGGTTTCATTTCCAGGGGCTTCGGAGTGCCGCTGCGTCAGAACGGGATGTCGTCGTCGCCACCGCTGTGGCCACCACCCATGTTGCTGTCGTCCATGGGAGGAGGCTGCTGGCCGTAGTCGCCGTCCATGCCGTTGCCGTTGCCGCGCTGGGCGGGGCCCTGCCGGCGGCCACCACCACCGCCGCCGCTGCTCATGCCCTCACCGGCGTCACGCCCCCCGAGGAACGTCACCGCGTTGGCGACGACCTCCGTGGTGTAGTTCTTCCGGTTCTCCTTGTCGGTCCACTCGCGCGTCTGCAGGCGGCCCTCGACGTAGCACTGCCGTCCCTTCTTCAGGTACTCGCCGCAGAGCTCCGCGAGCTTTCCCCAGACGACGATGCGGTGCCACTCGGTCCGCTCCTGCTTCTGGCCATTCTTGTCCGTCCAGCTCTCGCTGGTGGCGATGCGGAAGTTCGCCACCGCCTGACCGCCCGGAGTGAAGCGAACCTCGGGGTCCGCCCCCAGGTTGCCGATGAGAATGACCTTGTTCACGCCTCCAGCCATGACTGCGTTCCTTTCACGAGAACCGACCCACCACGGGCCGGTTGCACCCCGCCAGGACAGCTCCTGGCAGGTTGGCTTCCACCTATAGCAGTGCACACCGACATGCGGGCCCGCGCAAAAAATGTTCCCCCGGGCCTGGACGCACGGCTGCTCCCCGGGCGAGGAGGCTCACGCCCGGGGTAGGTGTAGCTCTGGAACGCGGAGACTACCCGCCGGGACTCGTCTCGGCGGTGCGCGCCTCGGGCGGGTTGCCGGAGCGGCTCGGCGGGCGCGGCGCGGCGCCGGCCGGAGCCACCACCTGCACCGGGTCGAGGCCGTCCTGCGGCGGAACCTTGGCCTCGGCCACCTTCTGCGACAGCGTCGAGTCCAGCCCCTTGGCGAAGGCGGCGAGCCGCGGGTCCGAGGCGCCCAGCATGCGGCGCAGGGACTTCCAGAAGGGGTGGTCCGCCTGGCCGGCCTGTACCAGCGCGCGGGCCAGCAGCGAGGTGGAGGCGTCGCGGTCCCCGGCGCTGGCGGCGCGCAGGGCCACCACCAGCTCCTCGGGGGCGGTGCGGGCCACCTCGCCCAGCGCCTCGGACATCTCCTGCTGCGCCTGCGGGTCCGTCCCGGCGGCACCGGCCAGCTCCAGCACGCGGGCCAGCGCCTCGGTGTTCCCCCCGGCGGCCAGCTCCACCATGCTGCTGACGCCCGGCACCTCGACGGCGAGCACCCGCGCCACTTCCTTCAGCCGGCCATACACCTCGCCGGTGGCGGAGTAGCTGTCCAGCAGCGTGCGCGCGCCCAGGTAGTCATGCGGGTTGGACTGGTAGAGGCTCTCCGCCAGCACCGCGCGCACCGCCGGGTCTCTCTCGCTGCGCCACGCCGTGCGCAGGAAGCCGATGTTGCGCTGGTCGCGCTGCTTGCCCAGGTCCAGGTACGTCTTGATGCGGGCGGCCACGTCGTTGATGGCGCTCGCCGGGCGGCTGCTGTCGGCCAGCGCGGCCACCGCGTTGGAGGGCCCCAGGCTGGAGCCGGTGGCGGCCACCGCCGCGCCCAGCGCGTCCAGGCCGGCGATAATCGGACCGGCGCGGCCCGCGAAGTCGTTGGCCATGATGGAGAAGGTGAAGCGCTCACCGCCCGCGCTCGTCACGTAGCCGCTGAGCGCGGACACGCTCTCCAGCGTGCCCGTCTTGGCGCGCAGGCGGCCCACCGCGTCGCTGCCCTCGAAGCGGTACTTCAGCGTGCCGTCCTTGCCGGCAATGGGCACGGAGGAGAGGTACTCGGGGGCGAAGGGGAAGCGCTCGGACATGTGGCGCAGCAGCCGGTTGAGCTGCGTCGCGGAGAAGCGGTTGGCGTCGTTGAGACCGCCGCCGTTCTTCATGACGTAGGTGCCGCGAGGGATGCCCACGTCGCGCTCGAGGAAGTGCTCCACGACGTCCATGCCCTTGGTGAAGGAGCCCGGCGCGCCCCGCAGCTCCGCGCCCATCGTCTTGATCAGCTGCTCGGCGACGAAGTTGCTGGAGAGCTTGTTGAGGCGCTTGAGGATGACGTCCAACGTGTCCGACGGGGACACGTGCAGCATCTTCGCCTTGGAGGGCGTCAAGCCCAGCCTGACCTTCCCCTTCATCTTCACGCCACGGGTGGCCAGCATCTGCTTCAGCGTCTGCCCGAAGTACATGGGCGGGTTGTCGATCTTCTTCCACACCTTGGCGGCGGCGCCGCGCTCCTCGGGAAGCACGCCGCGGACGACAATCTTCTGCTGGGAGCCGGCCGGGGCCGACTTCACGAACACGCGGCGCGAGTGGCGCGAGCCGGTGGTGAGCTGGTTCTCCACGCTGAAGTAGTCGCTGGGCGGCTCCATCTCCACCGTGCCCTTGGCCCCGGGCCCGCTGCCGGGGCGCAGGTAGATGGCGACGGCGTTCCAGTTGAGGCTCAGCGCGCCGGTGGGGGCCATGTACGGGCGGTCCGTGTCCTCCTGGTCATAGCCGGGCGGCGTGCGCTCGGCGTCGAACCAGGAGTCGTCCACGACAATCTCGCCCACCTCGCGCACGCCGGTGTGCCACAGCTCGGAGACGATGCCCCACATGCGCTCCGTGGTGATGGACGGGTCGCCCTTGCCGCGCACGTAGAGCGTCTTGACCTTGCCGTCCGCACCCAGCTCCGGGTCCACGAGGAACTCGGTGTCGTAGCGGTACTCGGGCCCGAGCGACACGAGCGCGGCCGCCGACGTCACCAGCTTCACGTTGGAGGCCGGGTTGAGCAGCTCGTCGGCGTTGTGGCTGAACACGACAGCGCCGTCGTCCAGGCTCTGCATGTAGACGCCGACGCGGCTCGCCTTCAAGGGCGCGCGCTGGAGCACCTCCATCAGGGCCGTCTTCAGCGCCTCACGGTCCGCCCGCTTTTCGGCGGCGGATGGAGGCGCCGAGAGCGCGGGGCTCGGGAGTGTCAGGAAAATAATGGCCGTTGCGGCCAAGAAGGGGCTGGCTCGATGGACCTGCACACTCTCTCCGGGGAAGTTGCTGGCCATTATGGGGAAGGGGGCGAAAGCCCGGCAAGGGAGAGAGGCAGCGGGAGTCCACGGTTGGGCGCTCGCTGTTCCACCAGGCGGCAAGCGGATGCCTGGCATGTGGACTTCTTTTCACTGCGCTCTCTCAGAGTCCAAGACTACACGGGCGTAGAATGCCGGCTCTCTCTGACATCCCCCCTGTAATCGTGTGACAGATACGTTCCGCAGGCGCCTTCCTCCGCCCACCCGGGCCTCCATCCCTCCGAGTGGCGCGCTCCGGTCCTTCCGGAGCGCCCTCCTATCCGGCCTGCTGGCCCTGCTCGGCGGGCTTGGAGCGTCCGGGTGTCGCGAGGAGGCGCCGGCGGACGGCGTGACGGTGCTGCTGGAATCGCCGCCGGACAGCCTGGACGACCGGTTTGCCTTGACGGCCAACGGCCAGCGGCTGGCGGCGCTCATCACCCCGGGGCTGCTGGCCTTCGACGACGCGAGCCAGCCGACGCCGGTGCTGGCCGAGTCCTTCCGAGAGGTGTCCCCCACCCTCATGGAGTTCACCCTCCGCCCCGGCCTCACGTTCCACGACGGCAGCGCGCTGACGGCGGAGGACGTGAAGGCCACCTATGACGGGCTGCGGGACGCGGCGGTGCGCAGCCCCAAGGCGGAGCGGTACGCGGTGCTGGAGCGCGTGGAGGCGGTGGACGTGCGCACCGTGCGCTTCCACCTGAAGCGCCCCCATGCGCCCCTGCTGGCGGAGCTTTCCGCCGGCATCATCCCCGCCGAGCGGGCCAGCGCGGCCAGCGTGGTGGCACAGGGCGAGCACCCGGTGGGCGCGGGGCCCTTCCGCTTCGAGTCCTGGCCGGACGAGGAGCACCTCACGCTGGCGCCCTTCGCGGGCTGGCACGCGGGCACACCCGCCCTGCCCCGGCTGCGCTTCCGGGTGGTGCGCGACGAGACGACACGCGTGCTGGAGCTGCTGAAGGGGCGCGCGGACCTCGCGGTCAACGTGGTGTCTCCGGCGGTGCTGCCGGTGCTGCGGCGCGAGTCCCACCTGCGCGTGCTGTCCCGCCCGGGCACCGGCTTCGCCTACGTGGGCCTCAACCTGCGCGAGGGCCCGCTGGCGGATGCGCGGGTGCGGCGGGCCCTGTGCCACCTGGTCGACGTGGGGCCGGTGGTGGAGCACAAGCTGCACGGACTGGCGAAGGCGTCCCGGGGACTGCTGCCGAGCGCGCACTGGGCCTGGGCGCCGTCAGCCGGGTGCGGGTATTCACCGGAGGCGGCCGCGCGCCTGCTGGACGCGGCGGGGTACCCGGACCCGGACGGCCCGGGCGGCAGGCCCCGGCTGACGCTGTCCCTGAAGACGAGCACGGACCGGCTGCGGCGCGCGGTGGGGCTGGTGCTGAAGGAGCAGCTCGCGCGCGGCGGCGTGCAGGTGGAGGTCCGCGCCCTGGAGTTCGGCACCTTCTTCGAGGACGTGCGCCGGGGCCGCTTCGAGCTGTTCACCCTGAAGTGGGCCTCCGTCATGGAGCCGGACCTGCTGCGCGGCGCCTTCCACTCGGCGAACATCCCCGGGCCGGAGAACCACTGGGGCGGCTTCAACCGGGGGGCGCTGCGGGACGCGTCGCTGGACGCCCTGCTGGAGGAGGCGTTGCGCGTGCCCCGCGAGGAGCGGAAGGTCCTCTATATGGAAGCGCAGCAGCGGCTGGACGCGCTGATGCCCATCCTGCCGCTGTGGCATGAGGACAGCGTGGCCGTGGTGTCCACCCGCCTGGAGGGCTTCGAGCCGAGCGCCCATGGCCTGCTCACCCCGCTGGCCCGCGCGCGACTGGCTCCGGGCGCGGGAAAGAGGACACCGTGAGCCGACGCCTCGGGTCCGCGGTGATTGCCCTGGTGGGCGCCCTGCTCCTCGTGTCGCTGTTCCTGCACCTCGTGCCGGGAGACCCGGTGGACGTCATGCTCGGCGAGCAGTCCACGGAGGTGGACCGCGAGGCCCTGCGGCGCGCGGTGGGGCTGGACTTGCCGTGGTACTCGCAGCTCGGCGTCTTCACCCGGCAGCTCGTCACGGGAGAGCTGCGCACGTCGCTGCCCCCCTTCCAGCGCAAGGTGCTGCCCTCCATCGGCGCGGCGCTGCCGTACACGCTGGCGCTCACCGTGGCGTCCATGCTGGTGGCCCTGGCCCTGGCCCTCCCGCTGGGCGTGGCCGCCGCGGCGAGGCGGGGCTCCGCCGTGGACGCGGTGGCCATGGGCACATCGGTGGCGGGCGTGGCGCTGCCGCGCTTCTGGCTGGGCCCCATGCTCATCATCGTCTTCGCGCTGAAGCTGGACTGGCTGCCCGTCTCGGGCGCGGAGTCCTGGCGTCACCTGGTGCTGCCCGCCTTCACGCTGGGCACCGCGCTCGCCGCCTTCCTCGCGCGGATGACTCGCGCCTCCATGCTGGAGTCCCTGCGCGAGGACTACGTCACCGTCGCCCGCGCCAAGGGCCTGTCCCCGCGCACCGTGCTGTGGAAACACGCCTTCCGCAACGCGCTGCTGCCGCTGCTCACCGTGCTGGGACTGGAGTTCGGCACGCTGCTGGGCGGGGCCATCGTCACGGAGAAGGTGTTCGCCTGGCCCGGCATGGGCACCCTCCTGCTCACCGCGATTGAGAAGCGCGACTACAACACCGTGCGCGCCACGGTGCTGGTCTTCACGCTCTGCTACGTGGCCGTCAACACGCTCACCGACGCCGCCTACGCCCTGGCCGACCCGCGCGTGCGGAGGCGCTCGTGAGCCGGAGACCGCGCCGCTTCCGGCTGTCCTCCTGGGGCGCCCGCTTCGGGCTCGCGGTGGCCACCCTCTGGGTGCTCACCGCGCTGCTGGCACCCGTGCTCGCGCCCTATGCGCCGGACAGGGTGGACCTGCCCTCGGAGCTGTCCCCGCCCGACGCCGCGCACCTGCTGGGCGCGGGGGAGAACGGCATCGACGTGCTCACCCACGTGCTGTACGGCGCCCGCGTGTCGCTGCTCGTCTCCGTGTTCGCGGTGGCGCTGTCCGGACTCGTCGGCGTGACGCTGGGCGGTGTCGCCGGCTACGCGGGCGGCTGGGTGGACGAGGTGCTGATGCGCGTCGTGGACGTGCTGCTCGCCTTCCCGGGCATCCTCCTGGCGCTGTTCATCACCGCCGTGCTGGGCCCCAGCCTCGCCAACGTCGTCTTCGCCCTCTCCTTCACGGGGTGGACGGGCTACGCACGGCTGGCGAGGGGACAGGTGCTCACCCTGCGCGAGCGCGAGTACGTCCAGGCCGCACGCGCCCTGGGCAGCGGGCCGGGACGCATCCTCTTCCGCCACCTGCTGCCCAATGCCGCGGGGCCGCTGCTGGTGCAGGCCACCTTCGCGCTGCCGGGCGCCATCCTCGCCGAGGCGTCCCTGAGCTTCCTCGGCCTGGGGGTGCCGCCCGGGACTCCCTCGTGGGGCGCGCTGGTGGACCAGGGCACGCAGTACCTCCTGGTGGCCCCGCAC is from Pyxidicoccus trucidator and encodes:
- a CDS encoding ABC transporter permease; amino-acid sequence: MSRRPRRFRLSSWGARFGLAVATLWVLTALLAPVLAPYAPDRVDLPSELSPPDAAHLLGAGENGIDVLTHVLYGARVSLLVSVFAVALSGLVGVTLGGVAGYAGGWVDEVLMRVVDVLLAFPGILLALFITAVLGPSLANVVFALSFTGWTGYARLARGQVLTLREREYVQAARALGSGPGRILFRHLLPNAAGPLLVQATFALPGAILAEASLSFLGLGVPPGTPSWGALVDQGTQYLLVAPHVALFPGVALALTVLGFNLLGDALRDALDPRHLER
- a CDS encoding ABC transporter substrate-binding protein yields the protein MTVLLESPPDSLDDRFALTANGQRLAALITPGLLAFDDASQPTPVLAESFREVSPTLMEFTLRPGLTFHDGSALTAEDVKATYDGLRDAAVRSPKAERYAVLERVEAVDVRTVRFHLKRPHAPLLAELSAGIIPAERASAASVVAQGEHPVGAGPFRFESWPDEEHLTLAPFAGWHAGTPALPRLRFRVVRDETTRVLELLKGRADLAVNVVSPAVLPVLRRESHLRVLSRPGTGFAYVGLNLREGPLADARVRRALCHLVDVGPVVEHKLHGLAKASRGLLPSAHWAWAPSAGCGYSPEAAARLLDAAGYPDPDGPGGRPRLTLSLKTSTDRLRRAVGLVLKEQLARGGVQVEVRALEFGTFFEDVRRGRFELFTLKWASVMEPDLLRGAFHSANIPGPENHWGGFNRGALRDASLDALLEEALRVPREERKVLYMEAQQRLDALMPILPLWHEDSVAVVSTRLEGFEPSAHGLLTPLARARLAPGAGKRTP
- a CDS encoding single-stranded DNA-binding protein, with amino-acid sequence MAGGVNKVILIGNLGADPEVRFTPGGQAVANFRIATSESWTDKNGQKQERTEWHRIVVWGKLAELCGEYLKKGRQCYVEGRLQTREWTDKENRKNYTTEVVANAVTFLGGRDAGEGMSSGGGGGGRRQGPAQRGNGNGMDGDYGQQPPPMDDSNMGGGHSGGDDDIPF
- a CDS encoding Hsp33 family molecular chaperone HslO — encoded protein: MSDELVSGLLKNTDLRVVLATTSELSRQARTTHGTAPAAAALLSQALTAAAIMGALQKHDARINLQVECDGPLRGLFVDGDASGLVRGYVKNLLVEYVGGEGQYHWRPVLGNKGFLSVLKDQGGGEFYRSSVELVHFDLAADIERYLHQSDQLPSHLLLAQLPSAGDGKADLLGTVAGLLVQPLPSGDMDAFKELGVRLRRDFEPVLQAHAAAGASAVLRALLPESDFEVMSRYPLRFGCSCSKDRVKRALLAMGREELTDLLEKEGQAEATCQFCTTRYVIPGEEIRAMLEAGAI
- a CDS encoding succinate dehydrogenase, with translation MSSQAAEAVPTKTPLLKSRLGSFLAVVPLSIWVVNHLWDNLSAFNGAAAWETSVTSYSNPFAQAFTLIIVLLPLLMHTGWGIVRLFSFKPNNVSYSNYGNLKYLVQRISAVGVLFFLGAHIWLAFLHPRLVEGHPEPFSDIAREMHHHMPTLIVYLLGTLGTAYHLANGLQSFAMSWGIFASDRSMRRFEPVVIGLFLLLTAMSWAVIYALYTAGAAFSPVGASPP
- a CDS encoding ABC transporter permease, which translates into the protein MSRRLGSAVIALVGALLLVSLFLHLVPGDPVDVMLGEQSTEVDREALRRAVGLDLPWYSQLGVFTRQLVTGELRTSLPPFQRKVLPSIGAALPYTLALTVASMLVALALALPLGVAAAARRGSAVDAVAMGTSVAGVALPRFWLGPMLIIVFALKLDWLPVSGAESWRHLVLPAFTLGTALAAFLARMTRASMLESLREDYVTVARAKGLSPRTVLWKHAFRNALLPLLTVLGLEFGTLLGGAIVTEKVFAWPGMGTLLLTAIEKRDYNTVRATVLVFTLCYVAVNTLTDAAYALADPRVRRRS
- a CDS encoding Leu/Phe/Val dehydrogenase, with translation MSYFTQLLEGGYEAVHLLSDSKTGLRAIVGMHNTRLGPGLGGTRALATYTSEEEAVADALRLARGMTYKAALAGLPHGGGKAVIMLPRGNFDRAKLFESFGRAVESLGGRYITTEDSGTSPDDMEHVRKHTKYVVGLKERSGDPSPVTAYGVARAMEATAKHLFGRPDLKGLRVTVLGVGHVGMYLVKELHERGAKVWVSDINAASVEQAVKQYGATSVTADALHRMEADIYAPCALGGAINDTTLPLLRVKAVCGAANNQLLTTRHGEQLAKRGILYVPDYAANAGGLINVAQEWAGYDRDKAYARAALIFETIDTVLARAKDSGLRPEQVADRMVEEKLSA
- the dacB gene encoding D-alanyl-D-alanine carboxypeptidase/D-alanyl-D-alanine-endopeptidase encodes the protein MQVHRASPFLAATAIIFLTLPSPALSAPPSAAEKRADREALKTALMEVLQRAPLKASRVGVYMQSLDDGAVVFSHNADELLNPASNVKLVTSAAALVSLGPEYRYDTEFLVDPELGADGKVKTLYVRGKGDPSITTERMWGIVSELWHTGVREVGEIVVDDSWFDAERTPPGYDQEDTDRPYMAPTGALSLNWNAVAIYLRPGSGPGAKGTVEMEPPSDYFSVENQLTTGSRHSRRVFVKSAPAGSQQKIVVRGVLPEERGAAAKVWKKIDNPPMYFGQTLKQMLATRGVKMKGKVRLGLTPSKAKMLHVSPSDTLDVILKRLNKLSSNFVAEQLIKTMGAELRGAPGSFTKGMDVVEHFLERDVGIPRGTYVMKNGGGLNDANRFSATQLNRLLRHMSERFPFAPEYLSSVPIAGKDGTLKYRFEGSDAVGRLRAKTGTLESVSALSGYVTSAGGERFTFSIMANDFAGRAGPIIAGLDALGAAVAATGSSLGPSNAVAALADSSRPASAINDVAARIKTYLDLGKQRDQRNIGFLRTAWRSERDPAVRAVLAESLYQSNPHDYLGARTLLDSYSATGEVYGRLKEVARVLAVEVPGVSSMVELAAGGNTEALARVLELAGAAGTDPQAQQEMSEALGEVARTAPEELVVALRAASAGDRDASTSLLARALVQAGQADHPFWKSLRRMLGASDPRLAAFAKGLDSTLSQKVAEAKVPPQDGLDPVQVVAPAGAAPRPPSRSGNPPEARTAETSPGG